GccagttcgaccaagaagtccgcAAGAACCTGTGACTTTGCTGCAGTGCGGTTCTTGTAGATGATATCGAGCTCGCCAAGTTCAATGGCCCACTTTGTGAGTCTTCCAGACCTGTTGGTGTTTTGGAGTATCGTTCGGAGAGGCTGATCAGTCAACACTTCTACCGAATGCGATTGGAAATAGGGTCGAAGCTTTCTCGCTGCTTCGACGACTGCTAAGGCCATCTTCTCCAGAGTCGGGTATCGCGTTTCTGGCCCGGTCATGCGCCGGCTCGTATAGAAGATGGGCTTTTGCTCGCCGCGGTCTTCCTTTATCAGGACGCTGCTGACGGCAGCTTGTGATACTGCGACATAGAGAGACAGGACGTCACCGACGTCCGGCTTAGCGAGTACAGGAGGTGTTGTCAGGTATTGCTTGAGTTGAGTAAATGCCTCCTCGCACTTCTCGTCCCAAATGAACTTCTTGTTTCCTCTCAGGAGATCGTAGAAAGGCAAGCACTTGTCAGTGGATCTGGCAATGAACCGGTTTAGAGCGGCTATTCTCCCCGTGAGTCGTTGTACTTCTCTACTGTTTTTTGGACTCGGGAGGTTCAGGACCGCGGATATCTGTTTCGGGTTCGCCTCAATTCCTCGCTGCGTGACAATGTAGCCGAGGAACTCGCCAGAGGAGACTCCGAACGTGCACTTTGCCGGGTTCAGCTTCATGCCGTACTTGTTGAGAGTTTCGAAGCATTCTTGCAGGTGACTGAGGTGATCAGTGGCGTGGAGAGACTTaaccagcatgtcgtcgatgtataCTTCCATGGTGATACCCAATTTATCTGCGAACATCTTGTTTACGAGCCGTTGGTAGGTTGCTCCAGCGTTCTTTAAGCCGAACGGCATGACCTTATAGCAGTAGGTTCCCCTATCTGTGATGAAGgctgtcttctcgcgatcgtccgGGTGCATCATTATTTGGTTGTATCCAGAGAAAGCGTCCATAAAGGTTAGCATCTCGTTTCCAGCCGTAGACTCGACTAAACGGTCGATGTTGGGAAGAGGGTAGCTGTCCTTTGGGCAGGCTTTATTTAAGTCGGTAAAGTCGACGCAGACGCGCCACttgccatttttctttttgacgactACTGGGTTCGCCAACCATTCGGGGTAGCGGACTTCGGCAATCGAACCTGCACCGAGTAACCGGTCGACTTCTTCATTTACAGCCTTAGACCTATCGGGACCGAGTTTGCGTCTCTTCTGGCGGATGGGCTTGAAAGTTGGATCGACATTTAGTTCATGAGTCGTTATAGTCGGATCAATGCCTTTCATGTCTGCCATAGACCAAGCGAACGTGGAAATGTTCTTTCTGAGAAAATCCAGAATTGACTGCTGCATTTCCTCAGAAAGGTACGCGCCAACCCTCACAATTCGACTCTGGTCGACGTCGTCAATAGGTAACTCTAGGACTTCGCTTTCTTGAGAGCAGACTTTTGAGGTTGGAGTAGATACTGAGTTTACGGATAATGACGACCGCTGAAGTTTGACTGTGGCGACTAGGAGATCTCTGGCGGCTCTCTGGTCCCCGCGCAACGTTTTAATCTTCCCGTCCGTGCCAGGGAACTTGACGCACTGGTGGTAAGTGGAAGGAATGGCTTGCATTGAGTGTAACCAAGGGGTACCGAGTATAGCGTGATACGGAGCTTTCGTGCTTACGACGGCAAACTTGACTGTTCGAGTAACGCCGCATGCACGCACCGGGAGGCGGATCGTTCCCAAGATAGTTTCTGAAGACCCGTTGAATCCGGTTAACGTTCTGGAGGACGCTTTTATGTCATCGAGGTCGACTCCCATCTTCTGCAGGGTTTCTCGGAAGATGAGATCGACggaacttccggtgtcgataAGGATTTTGGTGACATCGTACTCTCCAATTCCAAGGACGACGAGGAGTGGATCATTATGGGGCGTGTGGACACCCACAGCGTCATCTGGTGAGAAGGTTATCGGAGGATGACTTGTCGGTTTAGTCGGCCATTTCTGGGACGTCGCGACTTGTCGACGATAATCTTTCACGGAACGGACTGAGTCCCCGTTAGGGGGGGAGCCTCCCATGATAACGTTCAAAGACTGCCCCGCTTGTACTCGCTTAGAGTCCAGTAGGGCGCGGAGGTCTTTGGATATGCTGGTCTCGGGTGGTGAAGATTGAGACTGACCTTTAACTCGCTCCAACTGTCGTCGTAAGTCTGTTGGTTTTGAACGGTTGAGCTTTACGCGAAGATCGCATGCGCCGGAATTGAGTTTATCTCGGAGATCGCTAACTGGTCTTTCGTTGTCGTTAGCGTCGCTTGCCGAGATGCGTCGAGACTTCCGTGCATCCAGCATTGTTCGGAGATCTCTGTGCTTGGAAGTGCTTTCGTTTTCTGATTCGAACTTCCGTTTAAGGACGTCTCTCAGATCTCCGAATACAAGAGCATCGTCGTTCTCTTCATCGGACGACAAGGATTGCTGAGAGAGTATCACCTCGATGCGTCTGCGGTTAGCCGGGTGCTCTTCGTCGGCTGAGGAGTCTCCCTCGCCGTTATCCTTCGGGGCTTGTTCCTCGTCATCTCGTCGCGAAGCATCGTTTTGCTGTCCTTTTCCTGTGGCTTTGCGTTGGGCTCTTCTTTCCTTATTCTTGCTCCAGCTTTTACCGTTCTTTGGTTTAGTTTTCAAGGGCTCGAACTTAAACCCGCCGCTCGCGAGAGAAGAGAGATAATGTGCGTAGAGAGATTTGCATTCCGTTGTATCGTGTCCCTTGACGTCGTGATATTTGCAGTGCTTGGTGAGATCGATGGTCCTGGAAGGCCCCGCTGCTGATCCGGCTCCCGCCGTAGGTTGGGTGGTGCAAACAGTGTCGACTTGTTTGTCGGATGTTTCGAGTTCTCTTACCCACTTGTTCCACCCCTCTCCGCGAACCACGAGAGTAGAGATCGGTTCGTTATTCTCGTTGACGACATACATGTATCCGTCTTTGCGGCCGTTTTTGTCGTTTGGAGCGTGCTGGCGCGGCTCTTGTCGCGTGTTGGCGTTTTTAGCCGCTGGCGCTTTGGGTGCGTTCATCTTGCTGAGAATGGCGTTGgtatcttcttccattcggaTGAAGTTGTCGGATCGCGCGATAGCGTCCTGAAGCGACGTAGTTGGATTTTGGTATAAATCCTCCCGGAATTTAGAACGAACCCACAAAGTGTTTCGCAAGGCGTCAATGGCAATACCGTCTGGAATGTCAATCCTGGAGACTACGgctttgaacttctccatgtagtcgcgaagaCTCTGGTCTTTAGTTTGGTTGAGGTTCCACAAGCTAGAGGCAGTGGCGCTGCGCTTGGTGAACATAATGTAAGTCTTGAGAAAAGCTGCTGATAAGTCGCGGAAACATCCGATCGAGTTCTCCTCCAACTGGGAGAACCAAGTCAGGGCTTGCTCGTGAAGAGTCTCAACGAACATCTGGCAGTAACCTGCGTCCCTTTCGTCGTTAGGGAGTCGAGCTCGCGCCATCGCGATGTTAAAAGCTGTCATATGTTCCACCGGGTCTCCGCCGGGCTTATACTCGGGTAGGCGCAGCTTCTCTATCTTCCCGAGTTGCACGCTAGTCAGCGCGCGAGTAAAAGGAGTACGTGAGGTTGCGGCGAGTACACTCTCTATTTGCGGAGCTGCGCTGGTTACTTGGTGGATCTTTTCGCCCATTTGTTGAAGGCTGAGTTTGAGCTCAGCGAGCTCGCGTATTGTAGTGAGATCTGGACCTGCTGGGAGAGCATCTGCGAGAAGGGCTTCGTTGGGCTCCGAGTCGTCGGAGACATGGTCGGCTCCGGTGGCCGTAGGGTTTGTGTTGAAGAGGCGGCGTCGTATCTGCTGGGAACGGCTCGTCTGTCCGTCAGGAGCTGTGAGCGCCGCGACCAACGCAGCGAGTTGGTCGTTGGTTGTCTTTTGGACTTCGTCTTGGCGAGCGAGTCGAGCCATGACGGAGCTCATGAAATCTGAGGTAATGGGTGGCGCGGCTGCAGGAGTAGGCGTCGGTTCCTCGCCCGGAGCGCCGAAGGCGGCGTCGTCTTGAGCCATGTAGATCTAGAACGTTACTTTAGtcgccccacggtgggcgccaattgtttgTACGAGATTCAGTTGATCGGAATGATGAACTTCAAGATGGGTGACTAAAGACGTTTTTATTAGAATCCGACAAAGggttacaagattgatgggaaatAAGGAGACAAGATGTGAGGTCTAAGCAACAAGATCAGAATGATCgtttagaaaccctagatctagccgcttaGTGTGTAGGTTGTCCAAAAGTCCTCTGCTCGTTGCCTCCTCCTCCACTCTTATAGCGCCTCTGTTCGTGATGCCCTAATCGCACTTATCGTATGGGCCCTGTCACCAAAGGCCGAGTATGCGGGCCTTGGTATTATTTCGTCTAAGCCGAATACGACTGATCATCTTAGCCGATTGGCTTAAAGTACTCTAGGGTCGAGCCGACGTCTTTAGCCGCTAAGCCGACTAAACTCAACCGAAATTGTCGGGCTACGGCCTGTTATttgatgggccttgtggagggatgcaatccatctcctacaaatCCCCAGAAAGTAGAGCCAATACACTGATATTTCATGTGAGAATATGTGCTCAGATACTTTTCAATCTTTGAAATCGTTGATAACAGAGATTACGATGATTATTCGATTGTTGACATAGACAAGGATATGGAGAATTTTGTACTCGGTTTCGTAAATGAACATGGAGTTGTTTACGAAACCGAGTACAAAATTCTCCATAATCTTGTTAGTTGATTATATATTGAATATCAAAATGTTACACAATATTTTTATCTCATAGATATTTTCTATCTCAGTTCAGTACTTAGATCTTGAATAtcaaatagttatatattttatgataaattatatttttttgtaaaaatactatatttaatttttttttttgtgatttataaatagagatttggtttatttgatttggatacataaattttttttattaattaaatattaaataaaattgttgGATAGagtgttaaattttattaaataaaaatattgtagaatACAATTTGAAAGAGCGTTGAATTAATAAGTGAAAGAAAGAGAATGTGATGTGAATTATTGAAAAGTGTAAATTAGGGTGTTGAATATTTCCAACCAATGTACATAGTCGTAGACTCGTGGTACATGATAATGCATAAATGGGTGGGTGCAACATGCCTAAAACAAgataaacaaatttataataAGAAAGTGAATTTGGTTTTACAAATTACTATTCGataaattaatttcttatatataaaaagagaaaCATTGTCATTTAATGCTTTCACACTATATTGGACACATGACACTTTTACATCAATTTCAATTTGTGTACGATGATGTGTCGGTTTCACAATCATTTAACAATTAATACGTTCACATACTAATTTTTTAACTCTACTGCAAACAATTTAGTGTGtttacactaattttttttagtcaGTTTATTTTTAGTTCTTGcatttttaacatttgtattAGTGAACTTAAATTCTCTTTGACAACTActgaataatatcattttaaaagaaagaaattaaaaatcacTAAGATTCACATCAACTAAAATGTTGGAATGAGAATGTTTCTATAAATTGAAAGTTCTGTATATTGCCAAACTTAGCCATGGTTAAAGTTTCTGTACATGAATGCAATAAATAATTGTGACTGGTTATGAATTAAAGAAATTGAGGTAAAAAAACATCGCACAAATTCGGATCTTTAGTTTagccaaatattattttttacgaaGTTTTCATATCATACCaaaaattagaaacataatCAGATTGTTAGAAAAATCATAAATCAGAAAAGCTTgaagataaaaacaaaagttcatGAAATCGATCGAAAACATAACTTAGGTGCTGACTGAAGAGACCACGCAACTCTAACACTTTTCACTCGATTATAtcgtgtttttattatatttaccaataatttttttattagaaaatacaacttattgGTTATAAACTATGTCAATTTTGAAACATGTCCAACAATATTGACGCGACGCCCAACCATTTTTATTGGTATTCTTAAAATATGGTCTAATAATCATGTATGTTAAAGAAGCCgagaatatttgttttacatttattttattttgctttatattattagaaaaagTAAGTCTGGATAAAATATCTGATCCAAAGAACCGAACTGAAGTAGATTTGAAAGTAATactaaacacaaactaaaaCTGATAAGTTCTCAGATGAATCTAAAAGTTTAATATCCAAATTATGAGATACAAATCTGatctaaattaaaatattttggataccaGAAATATCTAAATCATAATTATgtacttaaatattttaattattttaaattttatatctattaaatattcaaaaatacaaaaatatctaaaaattatcaaaatagtCACAATTAAAGatctaaaataacataaaatgcttaaaatactgaaaatatttatttgttctcTATGCAAGTATgtaaattaaactaattatgtaaatttaaatatttactcttacattattcaaatttttatgttttatattattttatttttggattttgaggaTTTaagtatatttgattttttattaaaaaatacataattaaaatggaTACCCGAACTCGTATCCGAACTGAACCGACAATTATTCGAACCAAATCGAAACCCAAATTTGTAAATATCCGAATACGATTTAAATGTCTAACTCTAAAATCCAAAATCCAAAATAGATCAACTGAATCCGAACGAATATATGAATTTTCATCCCTAGAAAAAACTATATAACAAATCCTTTAGTGCACTCATAcaataaataatctaataaaCTATTTTACTCCGCACACAGCGCGGATTACTACCTAGTAAATTATACTAGTATTTGATAAGTTCATAAATACGATTGACAATCATAAGTCATAACTAGTGTACTAAATTTTATGGAACCTGGTGGCAATAATCTAaaccagaaaaatataaaaaaaaaactaaaaaccattATCAAATTCGTCgccattaatttttttcaaatagtaGTTAACTTAAAACACTTTCTTTCTCAGCACGCAAGGTCTTCATCTTCTCAGCTTCCAACTCAATCTTCAGCTTCTCCACCATCTCTAGAAGCTCTTCTTCTCTGttcctctcttctttctccccACTCAAAGCTTCAATTATCACCAACACTCTTGCTCGTTGATGCTCCAAGCTTTTCTTCAAGAGTTTCAGTTTCTCTAAAACCAGATCTCTGTCAAACCCGCAAACCTCACCTTCTTGTTCCTTAGCTTCCTCGTTTCGGTTTGACAAACCTAAACAAACTTCTGATCCGGTTATCACGACCTTATCGCCTTCCGGTTTGTCTTGGATTGGATCTACTTCACGTGGACTGAACTCGGAAGTGTCTGATTCAGTAGTTGGAAACACTGGACTAAGCTGAAGATCGTCTTCACGGAAGTTCCACCCGCTGATTCTCCTGTTCTTCACTATctcctcatcatcatcttcatcatcttcaacaCCCTTGATCAAAGCCTGGCTCTCGATAAACATCTGTTCCGTGTTTGACAAGCCGTGCAACACGTTCTTGACCACAAAATCAACTCCTTTGCAGTTCCTAAAGAAGGGATGTTTCAGCAACTTCTCGGCAGAAGGTCTTTTAGCAGGATCTTGCTCAAGACACAAACCAACCATTTCTCTAAACGCTTTTGAGAACTTCTTTTTACCACACCCGCTTGTGTTGATCTCGTAATCAGCGAAATGAAACCTTTTGGTGATCTTCATGAGCAAACTCTTTAACGGCGGTAAGTGAGATAACGGAGGTCTACCGTGAGCTAACTCCAACGCCGTTATCCCGAACGACCATATGTCTGCCTTGAAACCGTACCCTGTGTGAGAGTGAACCACTTCAGGAGCCATCCAATACGGCGTTCCCGCTATATCAGTCAGCCTTAAAGAAGACGACGTCGTTCCAGACGAAGTTGTCACGGGTTCATAGATGGATGCGGATACTCCGAAGTCAGCGAGCTTCACGGATCCATCAGAGTCTACAAGAATATTACCAGCCTTGATGTCACGGTGCAGATGACCCTGGTCGTGAAGATACGAGATTGCGTTAAGAGTTTCCTTGAGGAACACGGAAATGCAATTTTCGGGTAGCCCTTCAGGGAATGAGGAAGAGACGATGGAATGAAGAGAGCCGCAAGACATGAAAGGCATGACCACCCAAAGGCATCGATCAACGGTGAACGAACAATAAGCGTTGAGGATGTTGGGATGAGAAAGAAGAGACATGGTCTTTGTTTCACGGCGAAGACTGTCGAAGTCAGCTCGAGACTGATCAAGATCGATGGCTTTGATGGCAACTACTGTTGAGTTCATGGGAATGCATACGGCTTTGTAGACTGAAGCACTGACACCAACGCCTATCTTGCATATGATCTCATAAGCCTCAGCATCAAGTGGAAACTCGAGCTTGTTCCGAGCcatgaagaaagaaagaagactaCACACTTGTTTAGTAtaaaaatctttctttttttttttgagggtAATAGTAACATGAGGCTATTCATATAGGGGTGAACGTAGAGTGTTCATGAGATTTTGCATGTGAACttcaaaaagagaagagagcattaaatgtataataaaagcAGAACCTTATCTCTATGAGATTACTGGTGATGAATATGTTGATGAGATTATAAGATGAAACATGTGAAAGTGCTAACTAACTAACCTGGATTTAATGAGAGTATATTACCTTTTGTATTTCCAGGGACCCAAAGGGCAAACAAAATCTGACAACTTCAAAGGGTAAATGCAAAGAtttttacatgtatatatatatatatatatatatatatatatatatattagacttattttataaatatatctaaaatttagaTAATTTGAAGAAATCTCAgcataatttcattttttgtgTGGCTACAGATTCAGACTGATGATAGTCATGTAAATTTCAatcaaattaatatttgtaggATTCATAAAAAATGCTCAATTTGATATATTACTTGACGAAGCGGTGTTTTCTCCAGAGATCTTACTTATAATGAATTTTGTTAATgtaaatttatcttttatgtcatttattttttattctatgaTATAACTTGCACACATTGTTGttagaaagaagaaaattatgcatatattttttaagtgtCCTTTCGTGATGATGATATGGTGATGTTCGTCAAGTTTATGGTAATCTCCAATGATACTTGTGATGATTAAATTAAGGCAATTGTTGATTTACAAACATCTAATGTAGTGATCTAAAAACTACCACCATTCTGGCTTATTTGGAGAATTTGTAAATCAAAATGTAATTTGCTTTTAATAAAACACTAATAAGTACATACAAAACTGCATAAAAAAACCATTGATGATGTATGAGATGGTATAGAAGCATTCAAATACTTGGACCAAAGAACTTCTAATATAACCAACAATAGACGTACACCATCAAATCAATATCTTTAGAACCATTACGCTCCATGAGGGCTTTGCTAAATTCAATTTCGTTGTAGGTTCCAATGAAGATACAAGACAAATAAGAGTTAGATGGGTAATACACAATCAGGAAGGAAAAACTTACTGGGGATCCAGGACAAACAAGTTTCTCAAACTCACCACTTGAATCCGATGCTAAAGTTTTATTGATGACAATGCATCACACATGGATTATGGGGTTCAGATCAATTATGTTCTAAGGACATTGTAGAATCTTTATTGTTacaatttttggaaattttaaaaatatcccCATTGAAAATATTCATTCTAATATCTATATGAGGAGTAAAAAAATTCTTAGGATCCTAGTTTCATTTCACCAAGAGAACAAACAATGTCTAAGCTCATTTGCttgcaactttttttttaacaacattttattAGTactttaaatagtatatgaccAATACAAGAATCTAACCAACCAAAACAGTAGGATTGTATTAAAAACTACAAGAGATTGGTCCTCCATAGAATGCTTAGAAAGAGCATCTGCCGCCATGTTTCTTTCTCTATTCACACAACCCAATGAGCAATCAGAAAGCAAAGATATCCACTATCGGATGTCATGTATGATATTACCCAATTGGATATGATCAATCACAATAATATTAATGATGCACTCCAATTCCTTGTTGTCTCCTTCAAACCAAACCCTTCTCCATCCTTTAGTCCATACTTGTTGAAGAACATATAAAAATGCCAATGCCTCACCTTGCAAAGGTGAATTAACATTTTCCAGTTTCGCCATTCCATAGCATATATGATCTCCTTTATGGTTTCTTACAATCCCGCCGATTCCCGTGAATATACTCCCTTCCT
The window above is part of the Brassica napus cultivar Da-Ae chromosome C8, Da-Ae, whole genome shotgun sequence genome. Proteins encoded here:
- the LOC106411570 gene encoding serine/threonine-protein kinase BLUS1; this translates as MARNKLEFPLDAEAYEIICKIGVGVSASVYKAVCIPMNSTVVAIKAIDLDQSRADFDSLRRETKTMSLLSHPNILNAYCSFTVDRCLWVVMPFMSCGSLHSIVSSSFPEGLPENCISVFLKETLNAISYLHDQGHLHRDIKAGNILVDSDGSVKLADFGVSASIYEPVTTSSGTTSSSLRLTDIAGTPYWMAPEVVHSHTGYGFKADIWSFGITALELAHGRPPLSHLPPLKSLLMKITKRFHFADYEINTSGCGKKKFSKAFREMVGLCLEQDPAKRPSAEKLLKHPFFRNCKGVDFVVKNVLHGLSNTEQMFIESQALIKGVEDDEDDDEEIVKNRRISGWNFREDDLQLSPVFPTTESDTSEFSPREVDPIQDKPEGDKVVITGSEVCLGLSNRNEEAKEQEGEVCGFDRDLVLEKLKLLKKSLEHQRARVLVIIEALSGEKEERNREEELLEMVEKLKIELEAEKMKTLRAEKESVLS